The DNA window CGACTTCGCGTACGTTCGCGACGCTTTTCTTGTGCGGCGCAATAATCGAACTGACAGTTGACACGAGGGCGGGCGAGCGCGCAGCGTGTCGGCGCGGAGTTGCCAGGGGACGGTGTCCGAAGCCGATGAGGCTCGCTCCGCCGTCCGCAACGACTCCGTGCACGTTCGCCGTCACCGATCGGAATCGGCCCGTCTGCCGGCATCCCGGCGCGGGCCGCCACCGATTCCAATCATGTATTGAACAAGGAGAGGTTTATGCAGATCGACGACATCGTTTCGGGCTGGCTCAACGGTTCGGAAGACATGAACCCGGCGGGTCCGCTGTATATCGAAGGCGCCGCCGCGACCGAAGCCGCGCTGACCGACACCGCCCTGCCGCTGCTGACCCGTTGCAGCAGCTGCAGCGCTTCCGGCGGCGGCCAGTGCTGCTGATCCAGCGCTGAACGTCTGTTACCGACAAGGAGAGGTTCATGCAGATCGAAGACATCGTTTCGGGTTGGTTGAACGGTTCGGAATCGGAAAACCCGGCCGGCCCGCTGTACGTCGAAGGCGTCGCCGCGACCGAAGCCGCGCTGACCGACACCACTCTGCCGCTGCTGACCCGTTGCAGCAGCTGCAGCGCTTCCGGCGGCGGCTACTGCTGCTGAGCAGACGCTGAGCCAGCGCGGACTCGCTCCCGGCGCGAGCCGGGAGCGAGTCCGATCTTGCGGGCCGGCCCTGCCGCCCGCCGAACTCCGCCGCAGCCTGCGCCGGCGCCGATCCCGCGAACGCGAACGGCCCGCGCCAGCCCGCGGTTCCGTGGATTCCGCAGGACGCACCGACACGATGAGCGAACCCAGCAACGGCGAGTCGTTCCTTCCGATCATCGAAACCTTCACCGCCGAGCCGCGCGCCCGACTGGACGCGACCCTGGCCGGCCTGGCGCCGAAGCTGGACCGCGACGAGATCGCGCTGTTGCGGCAAGTCGGCGCGCAGACCCTCAACGACAATGCGCGGCTCAAGCTCAGCCGCACCTTGCTGCTGGAGTTGCATGCCGCACGCCTGGGCGGGCAGTTGCCGGCGCAGGACGATGTCGAGCAATTCCAGCAGTTCATCACCCTGGCGCTGCAGCCGGAGTTCGACCCGCATTTGCGCCGGCGCTATCCGGCCCTGCATGCGCGCCTGCAGCGCACCCTGGAGCTGCAGCGCCTGGCGCTGGAAGCGTTGGCCTCACGCATCGCGCAGGACCGCGAGCGCCTGGGCGAACTGCTCGGCCGCGCCCCCGGGCGTCTGCTCGCGGTGCAGCCGGGCGAGGGCGACCGCCATGCCGGCGGCCAGACCGTGGTCCGGCTGGGTTTCGAAGGCGGCCGGATCATGTACAAGCCGCGATCGCTGCGCATCGACCTGGCCCTGGACGCGTTCCTGGCCCGCGTGTTCGGCGACGATCCGCTGCGGATCCGGGTGCCGTACGCGCTCGACTGCGGCGACTACGGCTGGACCGGCTTCGTCGACCACCGCTACTGCGACGGCGACGCCGAACTGGGCACGTTCTACCGCAATCTCGGTCATTGGCTGGCGGCGATGCAGTTGCTCGGCGGCACCGACCTGCACCAGGAAAACCTGATCGCGGCCGGGCCGGTGCCGGTCGCGATCGACGTCGAAAGCCTGTTCGCGATCGAAGTCGATACGCCGCCTTCGGCGCGCGGCCGCGCCTTCGATCTGGCCTCCGAACTGATCCGCACGTCGGTGCTGCGCACCGGCATCGTGCCGTTCCGCGCGCCGGTGCTCGGCTTCGGCGGCGTCGACATCTCCGCCGCCGGCGCGCTGCCCGGCGAACAACCGCAGATCCGCATGCCGGCGATCGCCGACGAAGGCACGGCGCGCGCGCGGCTGGAGATCGTCAGCACCGACTTCGGCCAGTCGCAGAACCATCCCAGCCCCCATCCCGAGGTGACCCGGTTCTGGGACCGGATCAGCGAGGGATTCGTCGAGGCCACCGCGCGCCTGCGCGCGCTCGATGCCGAGGGCGCGCTGGAGCCGCTGCTGCGCGGCTTCCTGGGCTGCCCGGCGCGCGACATCCGCCGGCCGACCCAGGCCTATGTCGAGATCATGCGCATGCTCTGGCATCCGGCCTCGCTGCACGACGAGCCCAAAGCGATCGAGCGCGCCCGCGACATTCTGCGCCGCAACGCCGTCGCCCTGCCGATCGCGCCCTCGTCGGCGCACGAGATCGACGGCGAGATCGAGGACATGCGCATCGGCGACGTGCCGATCTTCGTCGCCCCGCTGGACCCGGCGCGGATCGAGGAGACCTTGCAGCGCTGGCGGCGGATGCGGGTCGAACTGGAGGAACTGACCATCCGCAGCGCCCTGGTCACGGTCGATCTGAATCAGCGACTGGGCAAGAACGAGCGCGTGCGCGCCGACATCGTCGCCCGCCATCCGCACGCCGAGCGGCTCGACCAGCGCCGGCGCGCGGCCGCGGCGCAGGCGGTGGGGCAATTGCTGCGCCTGGCGGTGTACGGCGACGACGGCAGCGTGACCTGGATCAGCCCGGTGCTCGGCGATACCGGCTGGGTGACCCGGCCGCTGCAGGCAGACCTGTACACCGGCTTGGGCGGTGTCGCGCTGAGCCTGGCCGGCTATCTGCACGAATGCCGCGCGGGACGCGCCGATCCGGTCGAAGGCCTGGAGCCGGCGCTGGACGGCGCCTTGAGCGCGTTGCGCGCGATCGAGCAGGCCGACAGCCCGAGTACGGTCGGCGGCATGATCGGCTACGGCGCGCAGATCTGGACCTGGATCGCCTTGCACGATCTGCTGCAACGGCCGCAGATGCTGGAATGGGCGATCGAACGCGCGCAGGCCCTCGATGCGGCCGGCTTCGACGCCGACCG is part of the Lysobacter firmicutimachus genome and encodes:
- a CDS encoding DUF6229 family protein, with product MQIEDIVSGWLNGSESENPAGPLYVEGVAATEAALTDTTLPLLTRCSSCSASGGGYCC
- a CDS encoding DUF6229 family protein, which encodes MQIDDIVSGWLNGSEDMNPAGPLYIEGAAATEAALTDTALPLLTRCSSCSASGGGQCC
- a CDS encoding type 2 lanthipeptide synthetase LanM family protein, producing MSEPSNGESFLPIIETFTAEPRARLDATLAGLAPKLDRDEIALLRQVGAQTLNDNARLKLSRTLLLELHAARLGGQLPAQDDVEQFQQFITLALQPEFDPHLRRRYPALHARLQRTLELQRLALEALASRIAQDRERLGELLGRAPGRLLAVQPGEGDRHAGGQTVVRLGFEGGRIMYKPRSLRIDLALDAFLARVFGDDPLRIRVPYALDCGDYGWTGFVDHRYCDGDAELGTFYRNLGHWLAAMQLLGGTDLHQENLIAAGPVPVAIDVESLFAIEVDTPPSARGRAFDLASELIRTSVLRTGIVPFRAPVLGFGGVDISAAGALPGEQPQIRMPAIADEGTARARLEIVSTDFGQSQNHPSPHPEVTRFWDRISEGFVEATARLRALDAEGALEPLLRGFLGCPARDIRRPTQAYVEIMRMLWHPASLHDEPKAIERARDILRRNAVALPIAPSSAHEIDGEIEDMRIGDVPIFVAPLDPARIEETLQRWRRMRVELEELTIRSALVTVDLNQRLGKNERVRADIVARHPHAERLDQRRRAAAAQAVGQLLRLAVYGDDGSVTWISPVLGDTGWVTRPLQADLYTGLGGVALSLAGYLHECRAGRADPVEGLEPALDGALSALRAIEQADSPSTVGGMIGYGAQIWTWIALHDLLQRPQMLEWAIERAQALDAAGFDADRYLDLLEGASGAIVPLLQLADASGDARWRELAARAARFMESQAIVDDRGARWPSTIFDAPIGGYAHGASGIGWALSRIGHSAAGSAEDRARWRALAERAFAFEDGLYDDRAGCWRDARIADEDQFLHAWCHGSVGIGLAACDLYELTGDARHLRDLRRAAQAARGFGWGASHTLCHGDLALWELLARAARLDPDGGWGDPAEHTMQIVSAIEEHRGAVGSRARDAFTPGLMTGVAGAVHALNRMHPDCPLATPLVFERRAGH